From the Salvelinus alpinus chromosome 32, SLU_Salpinus.1, whole genome shotgun sequence genome, one window contains:
- the LOC139562261 gene encoding protein FAM83H-like isoform X3, translating to MAHRSQCSSAGDNRLDPNYVPPHYREEYRLAIDALVEDDLEGYYEFLQSADVVDFLSRQEIEHIKCTVKVPYQSTQPELPYVESGGDGSSDTYWPVHSDLDAPGLDLGWPEQHRFIGPTDVTTLVNPSEPDMPSIKVQARRLIKNAQQVIAVVMDTFTDVDIFADILDAAMRNVAVYIILDEQNAHHFTSMASNCRVDLENIQGQLETGKLCLPSPRVEG from the exons ATGGCACACCGCTCTCAATGTTCCTCAGCCGGGGATAACCGCCTGGACCCCAACTACGTGCCTCCCCACTACCGCGAGGAGTACCGACTGGCCATTGACGCACTGGTGGAGGATGACCTGGAGGGCTATTATGAATTCCTCCAGAGTGCCGATGTGGTGGACTTCCTTTCCAGACAGGAAATTGAGCACATTAAGTGCACAGTGAAAGTTCCGTACCAGAGCACTCAGCCTGAGCTCCCATATGTGGAGTCTGGGGGAGACGGCTCTTCAGACACATACTGGCCCGTCCACTCTGACTTGGATGCACCCGGTCTTGACCTTGGCTGGCCCGAACAGCATCGCTTCATAGGCCCCACCGATGTCACCACACTGGTTAACCCCTCTGAGCCAGATATGCCAAGTATCAAGGTGCAGGCTCGTCGACTTATCAAGAATGCTCAACAA GTGATCGCTGTGGTAATGGACACCTTTACAGATGTGGACATCTTTGCTGATATTCTGGATGCTGCCATGCGAAATGTTGCCGTGTATATCATTCTGGATGAACAGAATGCACACCACTTCACTAGCATGGCTTCCAACTGCCGGGTCGATCTGGAAAACATTCAA